CTTCCCTCAGATGtcctttcctccaggaagccttctctgatatCTGCTGCCCCTACTTCAGTTAGCTGCCTCTTCCGTgcatctttggcattgcgtttcccTTATCACATTGCCGTCATCCCTCTGCTAGCTTGTGACATTTTGAGGGCCGGAAAGGGATCTTACTCCTCCTGGCCTTTAGTAGAGTTAGGAATTGACTTTTAAGATAGAGATTAATGAGAAATCACCTTTCAGTTTAAGGAGCTTCTTGGAACAAAAGAAACTAACATTAAACCTTCCATTTAACAGTTCTCTATATACAGTTTCTCAGTAGTCCTCCCCTAACTTGGTGATGTAGGCGGTGGCATCCCTTTTAACAGATTAAGGAAGAGACTTGATTCTCACTTGCTAGACTCCCCAATTTCTAAGGGACAAGTGGGATTTGAGCTCAGGTCTATCTGGGAACATGCACTTTCTTCCATTCCACTCACCTAATGCTGGCTCCTCCAAGTAACTGTTTTAAGACTGATGTGGTATCTTGAGTGTGAAGCTTTGCTAGAACAATGAGCAGGCCGTGCAAGGAGAGCTTCATTTGCTTGGTAATCTGGGGTGATTCCAAGGAGGAGGAGGTAGAGGAGATTGCAGATGGTtcaagggatctcaagagtctggTAGAAGGAAACCCAGTTGCTTCTAAGGAGACAGATATTTGTTCTGTATTTAATTTTGTGGATAATAATTGCTGTTTACTCACTGAGGCCGTGCTAGGTGATACTGTTCTTTCCTCcatcttacaaatgaggaaattgggGCTTAgagagtgacttgcccaaggccacacagtgaGTAAGTGGTGAAGGTCTAATGTGaaatatgtgaagtgaaagtgaaagtgttagctgctaagttgtgtatgactttttgcgaccccatggactgtagcctgccaggctcctttgtccatggacttctccagacaagaatattggtgGGGTCCATTcccctctgcaggggatcttcccaacccaaggatggaacctgtgtctcctgcgttgcgggCAGGttcttaccatctaagccaccagggaagccccagtacaaAGTATACTTTATACATATCCTGTACTCTCTCCCCAACTTTTATGTGTCAGAAGTGGGATTTGAACACAGCCTCTGTACAGAGGTCCAACATGAGAATGTGATCTCTGTTCGGAGATTCCGTCCAAAGGGAATTCCTTTCAGTGTGGTGAATTAGGGCCTTGGAGGGCGGAGTGACCAGACATCCTGATGTGCTGATAGCTCACGGAATGTGTTTGTGGTCTGGGCTCTCATTGGAGATTGGGAGGGCTTGCCTCAGTTTCTGCAGCATCAGGATTTATACTGCTGCTACTGACTTCTTTCCTACTCCCCATATCCTCAGAGAGAGCTCCATTCCTGTGGATGTGGCTCGGCAGCGGGAGCTCAAATGGCTGGAGATGTTCAGTCACTGGGATAAGTGGCTGTCACGGCGTTTCCAGAAGGTTTGAGAAGGCTGTAGTGGGCAGGGCCACggatgtggtgggggtggggaggacaggGTGGGCCCATGGGCTCTGGGGAAGCCCAGGAACCTAGTCTTACCTGCTCTCTGGACCATGTTGTGGGTAGGTGGTTCTTGGGCCTGGGGGAGGAGTAACTTTAAAAGATAGAAGGCCAGGTTGGGTGTCCCAGGGAGCCTGAGGGCTTCAGGGGAAGGCTTGGAGGCTGTGGCAGTCACTGAAGCTGCTCCCCTGCTGGCCACCCTGCCTTAGGTGAAGCTGCGTTGCCGGAAGGGGATCCCCTCCTCCCTCAGAGCCAAGGCCTGGCAGTACCTGTCCAATAGCAAGGAACTCCTGGAGCAGAACCCGGGCAAGTTTGAGGTGCGCACGGCTCCAGGGTGTGGGACCAATGACAGAGTCTGTATGAGGGCCATCATCCATACCCCCAGAGTCTGAGGTAATCTCAGCTGTCCCACTGCAGGAGCTGGAACGGGCTCCTGGGGACCCTAAGTGGCTGGATGTGATTGAGAAGGACCTGCACCGCCAGTTCCCTTTCCACGAGATGTTTGCTGCTCGAGGCGGGCACGGGTAAGGCAACCTGATTGTGTGAGTCCGTGGTGGGTGGATTCAAGTCTGGGCTGAAAGCAGTTCTTGCCTCCCAGGAATTCTGCAGGAGTGGTCTTTGATGAATTGAGTGTCAAGACATACTGAAGGATGGGTCCAGGGAGGGAGAGACACTGACTTGGGGTGATGGGGGAGTGGCGTGGGGGTATTGGTAAGGGGGAGGTGGGACACATCAGAGCCTCATTGGGGAGGTTGCATGTGAGTGATGTTTTGAAGGATAGATGGAAGCAGAGCAAGGGGCAGGGTTTTTCCTGGCTGGGGGGTTATGTAAGCTCTGTCTGGGCAGTGGCATTGGATAGAGCTGCTGAAACTGGCAAAGCAGTTAAGAGCCCTTAAATCCTGTGCCAGGGCCCTTCGATTTTTGTTCTGTTTGCCAGACTTCCTCAAGAAGTCTATATATCGCTTCCTAGTAGTGTGCCAGATGTTTTTAGATGGTTCTCAGCTCCTTGTGGGAGCACGTGGATAAACTTTAACAGTAAGTTCATCCTCTCAGCAAGTGCTTATCAAGCACCTGCTGTCTTCCAGGTACTGTTTTAGTTACAGATGATAGCAgtgaatgaaagataaaaactccTGCCCTCTCCAGGCTTATTATATTTTAGTAGGGATAGAcaacaaagaatgaaaatatgtCGTATGTACAATGGTAATAAATAGAAGAGTTTAAAGCAAGAAAGGCCAATAGAGAATGTGAGTGGAGATGGGGTTACAAGTGACCTGATTTGACTTGTGTTTTAAAAGGATcattctgggacttcccaggtggtccagtggctaagactcgtgCTTCCACTGCctggggcatgggtttgatccctgggattcCTGgttgagaactaagatcccacatactgtgcaaCTCTGCCCCCAAAAAACCCTAGGATTGTTCTGGCTGCTGTGGTGAGAATAGATGATAGGAGACaagggcagcaacagagaccagGTTGACTGTTGCCATAATCGCAGACAGAGACAGTGGTAGATAGACCAGGGTGGTAGCAGTGGAACTGTGGGGAGGAGGGGTTGAactctgaatatattttcaagGTAGAGCCAAAAGGGTTTGCCAGTGGATTAGATGTGGAgtggtgtgtgtgagagagtagATAAGGAAGACTCTTAAGATTCTTGATCTTAGAAACTAGCATGAATGTAGCCACAATATACTGATATGGGTGGTTGGGGAAAAGTAACCTTGAGGGGTGTATCAGGAACTCATTTTGTGAATGTGAAGTTTGAAATACTCACTGGACATCCAGGTGAGATGCCAGGTAAGCTGGATATACAATATACACAACATCCagggagaggtttttttttggtcatgctatttggcatgtagaatcttagttccccaaccagggatcaaagctgtgccccctgcactaggagtatgaagtcttaatcactggaccaccagagaagtctgggAGAGATTTAAACTGGAGATAAATTGGAAGTTGAGAGATGTCAGCCTCTAGATGGGACCAGATCTCACCCGTGGGACTAGATGAGGTCATCAAAGTAGGAAGTGTAGGTATGAAAGGAGGGTGTTCAGAGACTGAGCCTACAGCGCTAACATTTCACGAATAGGAAGATGGGAAAGGACCTGTAAAGGAAACTGGAAAAAGCTAGAAGGAAAACCAGGAGAGTgtttcctggaaggaaagtgaagtttCAGGATCAGCTGCTGCTGATGGATCAAGTCAAGTCAAATCTGTAAACTGACCTCTGGATTTAGCAATGTGGAGGTCATTGGTGACCTTGATAAAAGCGGTTTTGTGTGGAGCAAGGACTAAAGCCCAAATGGAGGATCGGAGGAAAGAAACTGAGGATAGCAAATCTGTACTCTGGGTGGGTTTGCCTGAACAGGCAGGAAAGAAATGGTGTGATATTCAGAGGGGAAATTTGGGTAGatagacttttttattttttataagctAGAGGAAATGACATGTTGGTATGCTGCCAGCATCTGTAGTTAGAGAAAAATGGATGATACCCAAGTGATGGGAAGGTTGCTGGGAGGATGGCCTGTGTAGGCAAGAAGGGATGGGATCCATTGGAAAGGCTGTGGTTGGTCAGATTCACAAATAGTTCACTCATAGCAGCGGGAGGGGGCAGAGGCACAGAATCAGGCAGGTGGGTGAAAGTAGCGTGAGAGCTTGTGGAAGTtacatatttaatacatattagGTGAAATAACTAGTATATCAAACCTGTCATTTCATGGATGTTATTACAAAGTAGAGAAATAACAGTGGGGGTGTGGGGCGGTGTGCAGATAAACCACAAATGAAGGTCACACTTCAGTGACTGaattttgagaaacactgttgTAAGCTGTGGTCAGGGGTGTGTgactggaggcagggagaagaTCTGGGAGGTTATGAACATTTCCCTGGTTAAGAGATGAAGGGCTGAGCTGCTCAGTAACTGTGGAGGTAGAGAGGCCgcctcactcagtcatgtccaactctgcaacccgtggactgtagcccaccaagctcctgcgtccatgggattctccaggcaagaatactggagtgggttaccatttccttctccaggggatcttcctgacccagggatcgaacccaggtctcccacattgcaggcagacactttaacctctgtgccaccagggaagctggagagAAGGCCTAGACACGAGTGAAATTCAGAATTTAGTGTTGATATGATGTGATGACCAGCCGTGGGGAGGGGTGGCAGGCCCTCTGCTTTCTAATGGGGGGCTGAGGGGTTGGAGTTCCCTCATACAGCTATGGAGCACCCTCAAGCAAAAGGGACAGATCTGGGGCAGAGCGTGTATTCTTCTGGATGCAGAGACAAGAGGAAAATCTGAGGCCCAGCTGGCTTCCCAGGACTCACAAGAACCAAGGCCCTGGCCTGGGGGGAAACTGATGAAATCCAGTCAGATAAGGcgggctctgccctgggagagcaCCTGCTGGGAGGTTAAAGCACACAGACAGTGCCAGAGGAGGGCCGATGCTGCAGAGGAGAGCTTCCTGGAAAAGGTGACCTTGAGGGTTTAGGGATGGTGGCAGATGGAGAGCAGAGCCTGTGGGGAATGGGTAGGGAGCACGTGGGTGTGCAGCAAGGGTGGAAGGCTGGAGCCTGGGAGAAAGCCTCCATGATGATCTGAGACTTTGGCTTAAGCTCAGGAGGTGGGAAGGTAGCTAGATCAGGTGTGTGCTGGTAAAGCTCTGGGGGAgtctggggtggggttggggtcgGGGTTTGTTCAGGGGCAGGGAGTCCCAAGTCCTGTGATTGCCCTTATGGTCTTTCCCTGTGCCCACAGGCAGCAGGACCTGTATCGAATCCTGAAGGCCTACACCATCTACCGGCCCGACGAGGGCTATTGCCAAGCCCAGGCTCCCGTGGCCGCGGTGTTGCTCATGCACATGCCTGCTGAGGTCAGCAGACGCCGGACCTAGTCGGGGAGGGGCTGGGCCTGCAGGGGTGATGGGGGAGCTCCCTGCCCCCTGTTCCTctggccccacccctccctccttgTTCTTGTCTTTCTCAGCAAGCCTTCTGGTGCCTGGTGCAGATCTGCGACAAGTATCTCCCTGGTTACTACAGTGCAGGGCTGGTGAGTGTGTGGAGGCTGGTGCGCCTGGGGCTACGGCTTGTCCCTAGGACTGCGGGGCGGGCTGAGCCTCACCCTTCTGGCTGGCCGCTCTGGGCCCTCCCACTGAGCTGAGGGTCCCGCCTCACGGGTGGGATCCGACTGCCAGCGCCAGTCCCACCCCAGGGGGCCCACAGCCAGGGCGCCTATCATGGTTCATCCCATCTCCAGGAGGCCATTCAGCTGGACGGAGAGATCTTCTTTGCCCTGTTGCGCCGGGCCTCCCCACTGGCGCACCGGCACCTGCGACGGCAGCGCATCGATCCCGTGCTCTACATGACAGAGTGGTTCATGTGCATCTTCGCCCGCACCCTGCCCTGGGCGTCAGTGCTCCGGGTCTGGGATATGTTCTTCTGTGAAGGTACTTCTGTAGCCATGTAGGCCAGTAGGGGGACtggggtttccatggtggctgagATCCATCTCGGGGCTGGAGAAACTGAGACTTGATCTTACTGGCTCTGCCACCAGCCACAGCTTGCTTTGCCTCCCAGGAGCCTAAAACCAATGGCAGCTCATTTTCTCCTTgaggcctccatttcctcatctgtcggGTCAACAATACCCAGGGATGGGGGCTGTGAGTACCCCCTGCACGGGCCAGGCTGAGACCCCCAGGCTGATCACCCATGGCCTCTTCTCTTCGGGCCTGCAGGCGTCAAGATCATCTTCCGGGTGGCCCTGGTGCTGCTGCGGCACACGCTGGGCTCGGTGGAAAAGCTGCGCTCCTGCCAAGGCATGTATGAGACCATGGAGCAGCTGCGGAACTTGCCCCAGCAGTGCATGCAGGAGGACTTCCTCGTGCACGAGGTAGGTCCTGGCCTTAGTGTACCTCACACCCGCTTCAGTAgatccccaccccccacttcaCCCTGGTACCCATGTCTTCTCCATCTAGGTGACCAACCTCCAAGTGACAGAAGCACTGATTGAGCGAGAGAACGCAGCCCAGCTCAAGAAGTGGCTGGAAACGCGGGGCGAGCTGCAGTATCGGCCCTCACGGAGACTACACGGTTCCCGGGCCATCCACGAGGAGCGCCGGCGGCAGCTGCCCCCCCTgggcccctcctccagcctcctcaGCCTCCCTGGCCTCAAGAGCCGGGGCTCCCGGGCAGGTGGAggggtcccctccccaccccctcctgtcCGCAGGGCCAGCGCAGGGCCTGCCCCAGGGCCCGTGGTCACTGCCGAGGGACTGCGCCCATCCCTTCCTTCGCCTACTGGCAACAGCGCCCCTCTGGCCCCTAGCGGCAAGGAGGCCcggaggcaggagaaggagcggcaaaaacaggaaaaggaacgCGAGAAGGAGCGgcagaaacaggaaaaagaacGGGAGAAGCAGGAGAAGGAGCGGCAGAAGCAGGAGAAGGAACAGCAGAAACAGGAGAAGGAACAGCAGAAACAGGAGAAGGAGCGGcagaagcaggagaagaaggcccAGGGCAGGAAGCTCTCGCTCCGTCGAAAGGCAGATGGACCGCCTGCCCCCCAGGACGGCGGGGACAGGTCCTCAGCATCAGAGGCCCGGCAGGATGCGTACTTCTGACCTCTGCCCTGGGGCTGGACTGCGTGGCCCCCTCTTTTCCCTCAGCCAAGAGCAGACCTAGCCTGGGGTGCTGCTCCCAGCCCGCCCTTGGCAGGCTGTCCCTCTTTTTGAGGAAAGTGGCTTGTTCCCCGTCTCCGTGCCAGCTGCTGATCCCCGCGTGGCCAGGACAGTCAGAACGGGGGGCAGCTGCATTTCCCTGGGGAAGCAGTGGACACCTCACCTCCAGCTCGGCCCAACTGGGGTCCCTTCCCAGGTGCCGCTCTCCTGATTGGCCTTTGGTTACCGCAGGGGTGACCTGTGGCAGTGGGAGTCAGCAGTTTTCAGATTCTTACACTCCAGTCACTCCCCTTACCCGTGAAGTGAAGCCGGGTTCCTTTACCCCCTTCAGTCCTGCCTGTCTTCCCCCAGTTCCTGGTTGGGGGCCCAGGCTCTTGCTCTCCTTCTGGACATCTCTGTGTTGTAATTATgtacagaggacctggtgggcccCGGGTGGGGGTGTTCACTCCATCTTCTGTTC
This window of the Capricornis sumatraensis isolate serow.1 chromosome 3, serow.2, whole genome shotgun sequence genome carries:
- the TBC1D10B gene encoding TBC1 domain family member 10B; its protein translation is METGPAPLVAPPRRHGAPAAPSPPPRGSRAGPVLVVAPGPPVTTATSAPVTLVAPGEARPAWVPGPTQTSDSAPSPTVTGSTEVGLPLEASPDAPRAQVSSPEPLVPEAVAGAEMSVAQAPGADPPKTEEAINSPDPGPGTLTRTPSRTAPGALTAKPPLAPKPGTTVASGVTARVAAVTAGQVTSGHGAAAATSASTGQAPEDPSGPGTGPPGSCEAQVAVVTVTPAPEPAENSQDLGSMSSLGPGISGPRGQAPDTLSYLDSVSLMSGTLESLADDVSSMGSDSEINGLALRKTDKYGFLGGSQYSGSLESSIPVDVARQRELKWLEMFSHWDKWLSRRFQKVKLRCRKGIPSSLRAKAWQYLSNSKELLEQNPGKFEELERAPGDPKWLDVIEKDLHRQFPFHEMFAARGGHGQQDLYRILKAYTIYRPDEGYCQAQAPVAAVLLMHMPAEQAFWCLVQICDKYLPGYYSAGLEAIQLDGEIFFALLRRASPLAHRHLRRQRIDPVLYMTEWFMCIFARTLPWASVLRVWDMFFCEGVKIIFRVALVLLRHTLGSVEKLRSCQGMYETMEQLRNLPQQCMQEDFLVHEVTNLQVTEALIERENAAQLKKWLETRGELQYRPSRRLHGSRAIHEERRRQLPPLGPSSSLLSLPGLKSRGSRAGGGVPSPPPPVRRASAGPAPGPVVTAEGLRPSLPSPTGNSAPLAPSGKEARRQEKERQKQEKEREKERQKQEKEREKQEKERQKQEKEQQKQEKEQQKQEKERQKQEKKAQGRKLSLRRKADGPPAPQDGGDRSSASEARQDAYF